The Methylopila sp. M107 genome contains the following window.
TCGCATTGGCGGCCGTCTCGGTCGCGGCGGTGATCTCGCCGAGCTGGCGGCCGGCGGCGGGCAGCCGGGTGGTGGTCAGCTCGCAGCGCCGGAGCTGGGAGATCTCGGCGCGCATCGCCGAAATCTCGCCCGCGAAGCGGCGCAGCTCCTCGACGACCTTCAGCGCCTCGGACATCGGGACGCCCTCGGGGCCCTTCGGAATTCCAGTCCGCGGGTGAGCGGCGCTCGCCATCAGCCGGTCACAGCCGCGATCTTGGCCTTCAGCGTGTCGGCGGTGAACGGCTTGACGATGTAGTTCGATACGCCCGCCTTCTTGGCCATGATGACGTTCTCGGCCTTGGACTCGGCCGTCACCATGATGAACGGGGTGCGGCCGAGCGATTCGTCGCCGCGGACCTCGCGCAGCAGCTCGATGCCGGTCATCGGCTCCATGTTCCAGTCGGAGATCACGAGGCCATACTTCTTCTCGCGCATCTTGCCGAGCGCCTCGGACCCGTCGCTCGCCTCGTCGATGTCGGCGAATCCGATCTGCGACAGCAGGTTTCGGATGATCCTCAGCATCGTCTTGTAGTCGTCGACGATCAGCACGGGGGTCGTGCAGTCGAGGGCCATGGCGTTCGCGCTCCGTCCGGAAAACCGACCGCGTCGGCCGATGGACGCGGGTAAAATCGTTTCCGAACCTGCACGACTTCCATTGACGAACCGTTGCCGAGGCCGTTCAAGCGTCCGACAAAAGACGCGTTGCGCCGCAATCGGCCCCGCCGCAGAGTGCGGCGCGAACATCCAGAAAGATCAAGATTTTACGATGACCGCCGCACTTCCGACGTCGGACGACGAGCCGCATCCCCACGGCCCCCAGAAGGCGTTCGAGGATCTCGAAGTCGGCCAGCAGGCCGAAATCGTCCAGGAAGTGACCGCGGACGTGGTGAAGCGATTCGCGGCGCTGACCGGCGACACCAACCCGATTCATCTCGACGAAGCCTATGCGGCAAATACGAGATTCGGCGGCCGCATCGCGCACGGGCTCTACACCGCGAGCCTGATTTCGGCGGTGCTCGGCACCAAGCTGCCGGGGCCGGGGGCGATCTATCTGTCGCAGACGGTCAAGTTCCGCGCGCCAGTGATGATCGGCGACACGGTGACGGCGCAAGTCGAGATCACCGCGCTCGATCCCGCCCGCCAGCGCGCGACCTTCTTCTGCACCTGCACGGTCGGCGAAAAGGTCGTGCTCGACGGCGAGGCGCAGATCATGGTGCCGACGCGCGACGAGATCGAAGCCGAGCTGGCCTGAACCAGGGCCGCCCGCCGACGTCTTGACGGCGGCTTCCGAGGCGGGCCATTTCCAGGCGACCGCCGCGATCGATCGGCCCAGCCGCTTGTCAGATCTTCAGCTTCTCGATCCCGAAATCCTGCCGCCCGGCCTGCGCGACGGCCATGTCGTGGTCGGCAATTTCGACGGCGTGCACCGCGGCCACCAGTCGGTGATCCGGCAGGCGGCGGAGCCGGCGCGGGCGGCGGGGCGGCCCGTGGTCGCGTTGACCTTCGAGCCGCATCCGCGGTCGTTCTTCCAGCCCGACCGTCCGCTGTTCCGCCTCACCGGGCGCGACGAGAAGGCGCGTCAGCTGGCGCGCGCGGGCGTGGACGCGACCGTGGTGCTGACCTTCGACTGCGCGCGGTCGACGCAGGAGGCGGAGGATTTCGTCGCGGACGTCCTGGTCGGCCGGCTCGCGGCCCACACGGTGGTGGTCGGCTGGGATTTCCATTTCGGCCGCGCCCGGAAGGGCTCGCCGGCCTTTCTGGCCGAGGCGGGCCCCCGCCACGGTCTCTATGTCGAGGTCGCGCCGCCCTACGGCGGATCGACGCCAATTTCATCGAGCATGATCCGCGACCATCTCGCCGCCGGCGAGGTGCTGGCCGCGGGGCGGCTGCTCGGCCGCCGCTGGATTCTCGAGGGCGAGGTCGCCCATGGCGACGCGCGCGGCCGCGACCTCGGCTTCCCGACCGCGAACATCCGCCTCCCGCCCGAAACGCGCTTGGCTTTCGGAATCTACGCCGTGCGCGCGCTGGTCGACGGCCGGATCGTCAGTGGGGCCGCGAGCTATGGCCGGCGACCCCAGTTCGACGACGGCGCGCCGCTGTTCGAGACTTACCTCATGGATTTCTCGGGCGACCTTTACGGCAAGCCGCTCAGGATCGAGCTCGTCTCGCGGCTTCGCGGCGAGGAGAAGTTCGTGTCCGTCGAGGCGCTCGTCGCCCAGATGGCGCGCGACGTCGAGAACGCCCGCGCCGCGCTAGCGGCTCCCGAGGATCCGCTCGCGCCGAGCGCGCTGGCCTGAGTTCCGGGCGCGCTCAGCGCCCCGACTGTCTTCCGTCGCCCGCCGGGCGTCGCATTCTCGCGCGACGCTTGCTAGAAGGCGGCCGACAAATTCGTTCCGGAAAGCCCGAAATGCCCTCCGACGCCCCCGCGACCGCTCGCGACTATTCAGAAACCCTGTTCCTGCCGCGCACGGATTTTCCGATGCGCGCCGGCCTGCCGCAGCGCGAGCCGGAATTCCTCGCCCGCTGGAACGAAATCAAGCTCTACGAGAAGCTCCGCGAAGCCGCGAAGGGCCGCAAGAAATACGTCTTGCATGACGGCCCGCCTTACGCCAACGGCCACCTTCACATCGGCCACGCGCTCAACAAGGTCCTGAAGGACGTCGTGGTGCGCACCCGCCAGATGGCGGGCTTCGACTCGAACTACGTGCCCGGCTGGGACTGCCACGGCCTGCCGATCGAGTGGAAAGTGGAAGAGGGCTACCGCGCCAAGGGCCTCAACAAGGACGAGGTCCCGGTCATCGAGTTCCGGAAGGAATGCCGGGACTACGCGGCGCACTGGATCGGCGTGCAGTCGGAAGAATTCCAGCGGCTCGGCGTGACCGGCGACTGGGCCGACCCGTACACGACCATGAAGTTTTCGGCCGAAGCGCAGATCGCCCGCGAGATCATGGATTTCGCACGCAGCGGCCAGCTCTATCGCGGGTCGAAGCCGGTGATGTGGAGCGTGGTCGAGCGCACGGCGCTGGCGGAAGCCGAGATCGAATACGCCGAGTTCTTGAGCGACACGGTGTTCGTGGCTTTTCCGCTTCTTCCCCCTCTCCCCTTGAGGGAGAGGGTCGGGGTGAGGGGTGACGGCGGCGCGGAGTCCGGAGAGGGCGCAGCCGCCACCCCCGCCCCCGACCCCTCCCCTCAAGGGGGAGGGGAGTTGCGCGGCGCCTCCGTCGTCATCTGGACCACCACGCCGTGGACCCTGCCGGGCAACCGCGCGATCGCCTATTCGCCGAAGATCGCCTACGGACTCTATGAAGTCACCGAAGCGCCCGACGATAATTGGGCCAAGGTCGGCCAGCGTTTCCTGCTCGCCGACGCGCTTGCGGCGGGCGTGTTCAAGGCCGCGAAGGTCACGGGCTTCGAGAAGGTCCGCGCCGTCGGCGCCGAGGAACTTGCGGGCCTGAGCGCGAACCACCCCCTCGCCCATCTCGGCTACGATTTCCAGATTCCGCTCCTCGCCGGCGACCACGTCACAGACGACGCCGGCACGGGCTTCGTGCACACGGCGCCGGGCCATGGCCGCGAGGACTTCGAGCTCTGGTCGGACTCGAAGAACGAACTGATCGCGCGCGGGATCAGCCCAAAAATCCCCTACACGGTCGACGCCGAGGGCTTCCTCACCAAGGACGCGCCGGGCTTCACCGGCCGCTCCGTCATCACCGAGAAGGGCGACAAGGGCGACGCCAACCAAGCGGTGATCGAGGCGCTGGTCGAGGTCGGTCGACTGGTCGCGCGCGGAAAGCTGCGACACCAATATCCGCATTCATGGCGTTCCAAGAAGCCGGTGATCTTCCGCAACACGCCGCAGTGGTTCATCCACATGGACCACGACATCGCCGGACCCGCCGACACGCTGCGGAGCCGCGCGCTCGCGGCGATCGAGGCCACCGCGTTCTATCCGCCGCAGGGAAAAAACCGGCTTCGCGGCATGATCGAGAGCCGGCCCGACTGGGTGGTGTCGCGCCAGCGCGCCTGGGGCGTGCCGATCTGCGTGTTCGTGAACAAGAAGACCGGCGAGCTGCTCGCCGACGACGCCGTCGACAACCGCATCGCGGGCGCCTTCGAGACGGAAGGCGCCGACGCCTGGTTCGCCGACAGCGGCGCGCGCTTCCTCGGCAACGATTATTCGCTCGACGAGTACGAGAAGGTCGCCGACATCCTCGACGTCTGGTTTGATTCAGGTTCGACCCACGCCTATGTGCTCGATCGCCGGCCGGACCTCGCGCCGAAGCGCAAGGTCGACGGCGGCGAGGACGAGGTTCTCTACCTCGAAGGCTCCGACCAGCATCGCGGCTGGTTCCACTCCTCGCTGCTCGAAAGCTGCGGCACGCGCGGCCGCGCGCCCTACGACGCGCTGCTGACCCACGGTTTCGTGCTCGACGAGCAGGGGCGCAAGATGTCGAAGTCGCTCGGCAACGTCGTCGCGCCGCAGGACGTCATCAAGCAGTCGGGCGCCGACATTCTGCGGCTTTGGGTTGTGACCTCGGACTATGAGGACGACCTCAGGATCGGTCAGGAGATCCTGAAGACCGCGACCGACGCCTACCGAAAGCTCCGCAACACGCTGCGCTGGATGCTGGGGGCGCTCGCGCATTACGACGGCGAGCCAGTCGCCTTCGACGAGACGCCGGAGCTCGAGCGCTACATCCTGCACCGGCTGGCGGAGGTCGACGCGGAGATCGGCGCGGCCTACGAGGCGTTCGACTTCAAGCGCGGCTTCGCGGCGCTGTTCACCTTCCTGACCAACGACCTCTCGGCGTTCTATTTCGACGTCCGCAAGGACGCGCTCTATTGCGATCCGGCGTCTTCGGTCACGCGGCGGGCGTGCCTCACCGTCGTCGACCGCGTGTTCCGTGCGCTGGTGACGCGGCTCGCGCCTTTGCTCCCATTCACGGCGGAAGAGACCTGGCTGTCGCGCTTCCCCTCGGACGACGGCTCGGTCCATCTCGAACTGTTCGCAGGCTCCGCCGACGACTGGCGCGACGAAGCGCTGGCCGCGAAGTGGGAGAAGATCCGCCGCGTCCGGCGCGTGGTGACGGGCGCGATCGAGATCGAGCGGGCGGCCAAGCGCATCGGCTCGTCGCTCGAGGCCGCGCCGGTCGTGCATATCGCCGACGAAGCCTTGCGCTCGGCGCTCGAAGGCGTCGACCTCGCAGAAGTCGCGATCACCAGCGCGATCTCGGTCGAGGCCGGGGAGGGGCCCGCGGAAGCGTTCCGGTTGCCCGAGGTTGCGGGCGTGTCCGTCGAGGTGAAGCGCGCCGAGGGCAAGAAATGCGCGCGCTCGTGGAAGGTTTCGCCCGAGGTGGGGTCGGACCCGGAGTTCCCGGAAATCACTCCGCGGGACGCGAAGGCGATGCGCGAATGGCTGGCCCTGCGCGGGGAGGCGGCGTGAAAGAGTCAGGCGCCCTATTCCCCTCCCCCTTGCGGGGAGGCGCTAGGGGTGGGGGTGGTTCAGAATTGAGCTCCAAGCGCCGCTCCGCTCGACGCTCGGCCACGAGCACTGTTCTGAACCACCCCCACCCTTACCCTCCCCGCAAGGGGGAGGGAGGCGGCTTCGTGGCGTCTGCTTTCCGAACGATCCCGGCTCTGCGCGGCTGCGCCGTTTCGGCCGGGATGACGTCGTCAGGGCTCGCCGCATGACCCTCGCGCCTCCCGCCCGCACGGCGCTGTGGCTCGCGGCCGCGATCTTCGGCGTCGACCAGGCCATCAAGATCTGGGCGCTGTTCGTGTTCGACCTCGCCGACAAGGGCCGCGTCGCGGTCGGGCCGGTGTTCGACCTCGTGCTGATCTGGAACCGCGGCATCTCCTATGGCCTGTTCCAGCAGGACACCGAACTCGGCCGTTGGGCGCTGGTCGCGATCCATGTCGTGGCGTCGATCGCGATCACGTTCTGGATCGTCCGCGAGCGCGAGCGGTTTACCGCCCTCGGCCTCGCGCTGATCCTCGGCGGCGCGGTCGGCAACGGGCTCGACCGCATCCTCTACGGCGCGGTCGTGGACTATGCTCTCCTGCACTGGGGCGCGGTCACCTGGTACGTGTTCAACCTGGCCGACGCCGCAATCGTTGCGGGCGTCGTGCTCCTTCTGTATGGTGCGCTCCGCGGCGCGACCGGAGCGAGCGAGGCTCAGCCTTAAGGGTCGCCACGCCGCTCTTTGGAGCAGAACGACCATGCGCCACATCAAGGCCTGCATCGCGTCCGCGGCGATCGCCGCCGCCTTCGCGCTTCCGGCGCCGGCTTTCGCCCAGGACATGGGCTCGAACCCCATCACGGATTTCTTCGACGGGCTCGGACTCGGCGCGAAGGAGAAGCCGGACATCGACTATCAGGAGCGCGCGCCGCTGGTGCCGCCCTCGCAGAGCGGCCAGCTGCCGCCGCCGCAGCCGAAGAGCGCGGCCCGCGAAGGCGTGGCCTGGCCGAACGATCCGGACGTCGCCGCCCGCGCCGAGCGCAAGGCGCGCAACAACAAGGTCCCGACCGAGACCTACAGCTACCAGATGGACCGCAGCCCGCGCGTCGATCCGGACGAGCTGAGCTCCCGCCGCACGGCCGGCGCGAGCGTTTCCAGGGGGCCGGCCGACGCGACGCGCGGCGACAACGAGATCACCCGCTCCCAGCGCGGCGAGCTCGACGGCAAGATCATCCGCGGCGGCGAGGCGCCCGCGCCGGGCTCCCGCGCGCGGCTGACCGATCCTCCGGGCGGCTACATGGTCGGCAACGGCGTGACGGCCCAGGCCGAGCCCGAGAAGAAGCCGTGGTACAAGCGGATGCTCGGCCAGAACTGACGGACCCGGTCCGTTCGGCGGTCTTTCATGCGCCGCCGTCGGTGCCTATGTTGAGCCTGCGCTCAATGCGCGGCGCACGATCTCGAAGCCGCCGCACTTGCGGCGGCTTTTTTGTTTCCGGAAGGACCGCAGACCATATGGCGAAGTCGACATGGCGATGACGGAGCCCGCGGGCGACACGGGCCTGAAGGCCGGCGCACCGGATGGAGCCGGCCGGGCGTTCGGGCCGGACGTCTCGACCTTCACGCTCGATAACGGCCTGGAAGTCGTCGTCATTCCGGACCGGAGGGCGCCGGTCGTGACCCATATGATCTGGTACAAGGTCGGTTCGGCCGACGAGCATCGCGGCGTCTCGGGCGTCGCGCATTTCCTCGAGCACCTGATGTTCAAGGGCACCGAGAAGCACCCCGCCGGCGCGTTCAGTCATGCGGTCGCGGAGCTTGGCGGCCAGGAGAACGCGTTCACCTCCTACGACTACACCTCCTACTTCCAGCGCGTCGCGCGCGAGCACCTCAAGACCGTGATGGCCTATGAGGCCGACCGCATGACGGGCCTGCGGCTCACCGACGAGGTCGTGAATCCCGAGCGCGACGTCATTCTCGAAGAGCGCCGCTCCCGGGTCGACGGCGACCCGAGCGCCCAGCTCGGCGAGGCGCTGGCCGCGACGCTTTACGTGAACCACCCCTACGGCCAGCCGATCATCGGCTGGGAGCACGAGATCGAGAAGCTCGACCGGCACGACGCGATCGCGTTCTACGAGCGCTTCTACACGCCGAACAACGCGATCCTCGTGGTCGCCGGCGACGTGTCGCCCGAAGAGGTGCGCGCGGCGGCCGAGGACACCTACGGGCTGATCGCCCGCCGGGCCGATCCCGGCCCCCGCGCCCGGGCGACCGAGCCGGAGCCGCGCGCCGCCCGCCGCGTCGCGCTCGCCGATCCGCGCGTGACGCAGCCGTCCGTCCAGCGCAGCTATCTGTCGCCGTCCTACGAGACCGCGAAGGGCGACCGCGCCTATGCGCTCGACCTGCTGGCGCAGCTGCTCGGAGGCGGCACGACCAGCCGGCTCTACAAGGCGCTCGTGGTCGAGAAGGGCCTCGCGGCCAATGCGGGCGCCTGGTACCAGGGCGACGCGCTCGACGACGGGCGGTTCGCGGTCTACGCGGTGCCGCGCGGCGACGCGACGCTCGCCGAGCTCGAGGTCGCCATCGACCAGGAGATCGCGCGCGTCGCAGCCGAGGGGCCGAGCACGGCCGAGCTCGAACGCGCCAAGACGCGGCTCGTCGCCGACACGATCTACGCGCAGGACAGCCAGGCGACGCTCGCGCGCATCTATGGCGCCTCGCTCGCGACCGGCGGCACCGTGGAGGAGGTCCGCGACTGGCCGGACCGGATCCGCGCGGTGACGCCGCAAGCCGTCCGCGACGCCGCCCGCGAGACGCTGGACCGGCGCCGCTCGGTCACGGGCGAACTGGTCTACGCGCCCGCGACGGACGCGCCGCCGCTGGCCGGGGCCGCGATCTGAGCCTCCGGCGTTTCGCCGGACCGAAACCAACCGAGGACAGCTTCGTGACACCGCCATTGGCTGCAGGCGTGGACGCCGCGACGGGCGCTTCGGCGCATACGACCGACATCCAGCGCGTGCTGACGCCCGCCGGCGCCGAGGCGTGGCTCGTCGAGGAGCGCACCGTCCCGGTCATCGCGGTCGAGATCGCGTTCCGTGGCGGTTCGGCGCAAGATCCGGCCGACAAGCCCGGCCTGGTCAACCTGATGACGACGCTGCTCGACGAGGGCGCCGGCGACATGGACGCCGACGCCTTCCAGGAGACGCTCGAGGAGAAGGCGATCGAGCTGTCGTTCGGCTCGAACCGGGACGGCGTCACGGCGAGCCTGCGCACGCTTCCCGAAAATCTCGACGAGGCGTTCCGGCTGCTTGGCGCGGCGCTCTCCACGCCCCGGTTCGACCAAGCCGCGGTCGACCGCATGCGCGGCCAGCTTTCCGCGCAGATCCGCCGCAACGCGCTGGACCCCGACGATCTCGCGGGCCGCACCCTGTTCGCCGAGGCGTTCCCGGACCACCCCTATGGCCGTCCGCCGCGCGGCACGGTCGAAAGCCTGGGCGCGATCGGCCGCGACGACGTCGTGGCGACGCACAGGAAGCTCGTCGCCCGCGACAATGTCGTGATCGGCGCGGTGGGCGCGATCTCGAAAGACCAGTTGGCCGGGCTCGTCGACCGCCTGCTCGCGGGGCTGCCGGAGAAGGCCGAGCTCGTTCCGGTCGCGACCGTCGCGCCCGCGGGCGTCGGGCGGACCGAGATCGTCTCGCTCGACGTTCCGCAAAGCTCGGTGGTGTTCGGCCGGGCGGGGCCATTGCGCGACGCCGACGACTTCATCCCCGCTTATGTGGCGAACCACATTCTCGGCGGCGGCACCTTCTCGTCGCGCCTGTTCAACGAGGTTCGCGAAAAGCGCGGGCTCGCCTATTCGGTCTACAGCTACCTGTCGCCCTACGATCATTCCGGCCTGATCCTCGGCGGCGTCGCGACCCGCAACGACCGCGCCGGCCAGTCGATCGACCTGATCCAGGCGGAGATCCGCCGCATGGCGACGGACGGCCCGACCGAGACCGAGCTCGAAAGCGCGCGAAAATTCTTGATTGGCTCCTATGCGCTCCGGTTCGACACCTCGACCAAGATCGCGAACCAGCTCGTGCAGCTGCAGCTCGACCATCTCGGCATCGACTACATCGCGAGGCGCAACGCGCTCGTCGCCGCCGTGACGATCGACGAGGTGAGGGCGGCTGCGAAGACGCTGTTCGGCGACGGCGATCTGCTGGTGGTCGCGGTCGGCAAGCCGACCGGGCTGACGGGCGCGACCGTGCGTCCCGCGCCGGGCTCCGCCGAGATGCACAGCTCCGCCGAGATCGTCGGCGCGGCCTGAGCCAGCCGCCTCACCGGCAGACGTCGATCAGGCCCATGTCGAGGTGGAAATGGTCGCGATGGGCCTCGTTCCAGTCGGGCGAGAGCACGCCGGCGAACAGCCCGCAGGCGCCGTCGCGGATCTCGCGCAGGAAGCGCCCCTCGGCCGGCTTGTCCCAGTCGGCCGCGACCGAAACCGACTTGCCGTTCCTGAGGTCGAACCCGGCCACGTCGATCGCGTTGGCCGAGGCGTGCTGCGAGCGGACGCCCGGCCGGCCCGAAATGTCGCGGCAGCTGAAGGCGCCGAGCGTCCTCACCGTCGCGACCGGCGTGCCGAGCCTTCGAATCGCGGCCGGCTGCACGACCTGGCGCACCCATGTGGCGTAGGCGGCGGCGAGCGCGCAGCGCATGCGCGGCGTCGCGGCGAATTCGCCGCCGAGGATGACGGCGTCCTCATAGCCGCACCCGTCCCGCACCAGCCGCGGCGGCGCGAAGCTCGCCGGCATGTCGGAACGGACGAAAGCGCTCATGCAGGCCTCGGGCTGAGCCGAAAGCGCGCGCAGGCGCCATTGCGTGAGGACGCCCGGCTTTTCGCGCAGGTCGAGCGGCATGTAGCGGTCGAGGTCGGAGAACACGATCGCGCCGGCGACGCCGCCGACCAAGCCTATGCCGAGCAGCGCGACGCCGACGAGGCGCCAGACGATCGGCCGGCGCAGGCGCGCGGCCCGCGGCGGGCCGTCTCCGCCGGGCGGCCTGTCTGCCCGCGAGGTCTCGCTCTCAGAAATCGCTCGCGATCCCCTTGGCCTCCCAGTCGCCGTAGCGCACCGGATCCGGCCCCTTGCGGCCGTCGATCTCGCGGGTTCTGGCGAGCTCCGCCTCGATGCGCGCCTGATCGGCGCGACGGGCTTCGGCTTCCGCGAGCGCCCTGGCGGCGGCTTCGGTCAGGACTTTGGCGGTTTCGGGCATGATCGGCCCCCGATTGATGCGATGGTGAACGCCGCACGGTGGCGGCGCGGCGGAGCGGACTACATATATGGAGCGCGCCGACTTCGGCGCGAAGGCGACCTGTCCAGGGAGTGAACGGCCGCGATGAACTATTTCCGCACCGCAGTGCTGCTCGCGGGCCTGACCGCGCTCTTCATGGGCGTCGGATTCCTGATCGGCGGACGCGGCGGCATGATGATCGCCTTCGTGGTCGCCGCAGGCATGAACCTGTTCAGCTACTGGAACTCGGGCCGCATGGTGCTCTCCATGCACGGCGCCGAGGAGGTCGACGAACGCTCGGCCCCGGAGTTCTACGGGATGATCCGGGACCTCGCGGCGCGCGCCCAGCTGCCGATGCCCAAGGTCTACATCATGCACGAGGACCAGCCGAACGCCTTCGCGACTGGCCGGAACCCCGCAAACGCCGCCGTCGCCGCGACCACGGGCCTCCTGAACTCGCTGTCCAAGGAAGAGGTCGCGGGCGTGATGGCCCATGAGCTTGCGCATGTGAAGAACCACGACACGCTGATCATGACGGTGACCGCGACGATCGCGGGCGCCATCTCGATGCTGGCGAATTTTGGCGGACTGTTCTCCTCCGGCAACCGCGAGAACGGCGGTTCGCCCTTCGGCATGGTCGGCTCGATCGCCATGATGATCCTGGCGCCGATCGCGGCCATGATCGTGCAGATGGCGATCAGCCGGACGCGCGAATACGCCGCCGACCGGCTGGGCGCGGAGATCGTCGGCCGGCCCGAATGGCTCGCGACCGCACTCCAGAACATCGAGCGGCGGGCGCACCAGACGGAGAACTATTCGGCCGAAGCGAACCCCGCGACGGCGCACATGTTCATCATCAACCCGCTGTCCGGCATGGGCATGGACAACCTGTTCTCAACTCATCCGGCGACCGAGAACCGGGTCGCGGCGCTGATGGCGCTGTCGCGCGAGATGGGCGGCGGCGGGCAGGCCTGGCGTCCAGCCACGGGCGCTGCGCCCCAGCGCGGCCCGGCCGGCGGCGATGCGCGCAATCCAGACCCCTGGGGCGGCGAGCGCGACGGCGGATCCAGACAAAGCGGGCCGTGGGGTTGAGCCGACCCCCCGCCCGCAGCCCTTCCGGGCGCCCGAGGCACAATCCGAACGCGGCGCGGCAGCAGCCGGAGGCGCCGGGGCTGGCTGCGCGTCGCGTCGCGATCCGCCTCGTCGACGGCGTGCTGTCGCGCACGCGCGCGCTGGACGCGGCGCTCGAGGCCGAGCACGACCCGTCAGGCTTCCGCGCGCTCGATCCGCGCGACCGGGCGCTCGCGCGCGCCATCGCCGGCGCGACGCTGCGGCGGTTCGGGGCGCTCAAAGGGCTGATCGGGGCGCGGCTCGACAAGGGGCTGCCGAAGAAGGCCGGCGCGCTCGAGGCGATCCTTGCGACCGGCGCGGCGCAGCTGCTCTATCTCGACGTGCCGGCCCACGCGGCCGTCGACCTCGCGGTTCAGTCGACGCGCGCCGACCCGGACGCCCGCCGTTACGCCGCGCTCGTCAACGCGGTGCTGCGCGGCGTTGCGAAGGAGGGCGCTCCGGAGCCCCGGTCCGGCGTCGACCTTCCCGGCTGGCTGTATGCGCGCTGGGAGAAGGCCTACGGGGCGGACACCGCCGCCCGCATCGCCGACAGCCTGCATCACGAGGCGGCGCTCGACCTCACCGTGAAGTCCGACGCCGCCGGCTGGGCGGAGCGGCTCGGCGGCGCGACGTTGCCGACGGGCGGCGTGCGGATCGCCTCCGGCGGCCTCGTGCCGGAGCTGCCTGGCTTTTCCGACGGCGCATGGTGGGTGCAGGACGCCGCCGCCGCGATCCCCGCGCGGCTGTTCGGCGACCTCAAGGACAAGCGCGCGATCGACCTTTGCGCCGCGCCCGGGGGCAAGACCGCGCAGCTCGCGGCCGCAGGCGCGGACGTGACGGCCGTCGACAAGTCGGCCGAGCGGCTGACCCGGCTCAACCAGAACCTGTCGCGCCTGAAGCTCTCCGCCGCGGCCCGTGTCGGCGACGCCGCCACCGCCCTGTTCGAGCCCGCCGACGCCGTCCTGCTCGACGCGCCCTGCAGCGCGACCGGCACGCTGCGCCGCCATCCGGACGTCGCGTGGATGCGCCGCGAGAGCGATATTGCGAGCCTTGCGCGCCTCCAGGCCCAGCTGCTCGACGCCGCAGTCCGGGCGGTGAAGCCCGGCGGCCTGCTGGTCTACGGCGTCTGCTCGCTCGAACCGGAGGAGGGCGAGCGCCAGATCGCGGGTTTGCTCGCGCGCAATCCGCAGGTGCGTGTTGAGAAGGTCGCGCCGTCCGAGCTGCCGGGCCTCGAAGACGCAATCGACGAGGAGGGCTGCGTCCGGACGATGCCGTTCCACCTCGCCAATGACGATCCGAAGCTCGGCGGGCTCGACGGGTTCTTCGCCGCGAGGCTGCGCGTCGGCTGAACGGACAGCGCGCGAATCGCGACACGGCGACGCAACTGTGCGATGATTCACGTCTCGCGTCGGGGGACGCGGCCCGCATCTCGAGGAGATTGGATCGGTTGGGGGCGTTCGGCGAAAATCTTCGCCTCGCCGCGCGCGTCGTCGCGCATGGCGCACGGACGAGCGGGCGGCGGCTCCTCGCCTCCGCCGCGGTGCGCCCGCCGGGCCGCGGCCCGGAAAAACTGCTGATCGCCCCGCAGGACCTGAGAACCAGCGACCCGACGATCGCGGCCGACATCTATGCGGGCCGCTACGCCTTCGCGGGCCGCACGGTCTCGACCGGCGGCGCGTCGCCGTTTCTCGCCGCAGCGCCATCCCAGGACTGGGCCGCCGAGCTTCACGGCTTTGGCTGGCTGCGCCATCTCGAGGCCGCCGGCACGACGCTCGCGCAGGCCAATGCCCGTGCGCTGGTCGAGGAGTGGATTTCGCTGCGCGGCGGGCCGGACCCTGTCGCCCGCCAGCCGGAGGTCGCGGCGCGGCGGCTGATGTCCTGGCTCAGCCACTCGCCGCTCGTGCTGACGGCGGCCGACCGCCAGTTCCACCGGCGGTTCCTG
Protein-coding sequences here:
- a CDS encoding response regulator; translation: MALDCTTPVLIVDDYKTMLRIIRNLLSQIGFADIDEASDGSEALGKMREKKYGLVISDWNMEPMTGIELLREVRGDESLGRTPFIMVTAESKAENVIMAKKAGVSNYIVKPFTADTLKAKIAAVTG
- a CDS encoding MaoC family dehydratase; amino-acid sequence: MTAALPTSDDEPHPHGPQKAFEDLEVGQQAEIVQEVTADVVKRFAALTGDTNPIHLDEAYAANTRFGGRIAHGLYTASLISAVLGTKLPGPGAIYLSQTVKFRAPVMIGDTVTAQVEITALDPARQRATFFCTCTVGEKVVLDGEAQIMVPTRDEIEAELA
- a CDS encoding bifunctional riboflavin kinase/FAD synthetase; this encodes MSDLQLLDPEILPPGLRDGHVVVGNFDGVHRGHQSVIRQAAEPARAAGRPVVALTFEPHPRSFFQPDRPLFRLTGRDEKARQLARAGVDATVVLTFDCARSTQEAEDFVADVLVGRLAAHTVVVGWDFHFGRARKGSPAFLAEAGPRHGLYVEVAPPYGGSTPISSSMIRDHLAAGEVLAAGRLLGRRWILEGEVAHGDARGRDLGFPTANIRLPPETRLAFGIYAVRALVDGRIVSGAASYGRRPQFDDGAPLFETYLMDFSGDLYGKPLRIELVSRLRGEEKFVSVEALVAQMARDVENARAALAAPEDPLAPSALA
- the ileS gene encoding isoleucine--tRNA ligase; protein product: MPSDAPATARDYSETLFLPRTDFPMRAGLPQREPEFLARWNEIKLYEKLREAAKGRKKYVLHDGPPYANGHLHIGHALNKVLKDVVVRTRQMAGFDSNYVPGWDCHGLPIEWKVEEGYRAKGLNKDEVPVIEFRKECRDYAAHWIGVQSEEFQRLGVTGDWADPYTTMKFSAEAQIAREIMDFARSGQLYRGSKPVMWSVVERTALAEAEIEYAEFLSDTVFVAFPLLPPLPLRERVGVRGDGGAESGEGAAATPAPDPSPQGGGELRGASVVIWTTTPWTLPGNRAIAYSPKIAYGLYEVTEAPDDNWAKVGQRFLLADALAAGVFKAAKVTGFEKVRAVGAEELAGLSANHPLAHLGYDFQIPLLAGDHVTDDAGTGFVHTAPGHGREDFELWSDSKNELIARGISPKIPYTVDAEGFLTKDAPGFTGRSVITEKGDKGDANQAVIEALVEVGRLVARGKLRHQYPHSWRSKKPVIFRNTPQWFIHMDHDIAGPADTLRSRALAAIEATAFYPPQGKNRLRGMIESRPDWVVSRQRAWGVPICVFVNKKTGELLADDAVDNRIAGAFETEGADAWFADSGARFLGNDYSLDEYEKVADILDVWFDSGSTHAYVLDRRPDLAPKRKVDGGEDEVLYLEGSDQHRGWFHSSLLESCGTRGRAPYDALLTHGFVLDEQGRKMSKSLGNVVAPQDVIKQSGADILRLWVVTSDYEDDLRIGQEILKTATDAYRKLRNTLRWMLGALAHYDGEPVAFDETPELERYILHRLAEVDAEIGAAYEAFDFKRGFAALFTFLTNDLSAFYFDVRKDALYCDPASSVTRRACLTVVDRVFRALVTRLAPLLPFTAEETWLSRFPSDDGSVHLELFAGSADDWRDEALAAKWEKIRRVRRVVTGAIEIERAAKRIGSSLEAAPVVHIADEALRSALEGVDLAEVAITSAISVEAGEGPAEAFRLPEVAGVSVEVKRAEGKKCARSWKVSPEVGSDPEFPEITPRDAKAMREWLALRGEAA
- the lspA gene encoding signal peptidase II, with protein sequence MTLAPPARTALWLAAAIFGVDQAIKIWALFVFDLADKGRVAVGPVFDLVLIWNRGISYGLFQQDTELGRWALVAIHVVASIAITFWIVRERERFTALGLALILGGAVGNGLDRILYGAVVDYALLHWGAVTWYVFNLADAAIVAGVVLLLYGALRGATGASEAQP